In Cherax quadricarinatus isolate ZL_2023a chromosome 86, ASM3850222v1, whole genome shotgun sequence, the sequence tatacagactttgcaaaagccttcgacaagtgtgaccatggcgtaatagcgcacaaaatgcgcgctaaaggaataacaggaaaagtcggtcgatggatctataatttcctcactaacagaacacagagagtagtcgtcaacagagtaaagtccgaggcagctacggtgaaaagctctgttccacaaggcacagtactagctcccatcttgttcctcatccttatatccgacatagacaaggatgtcagccacagcaccgtgtcttcctttgcagatgacacccgaatctgcatgacagtgtcttccattgcagacactgcaaggctccaggcggacatcaaccaaatctttcagtgggctgcagaaaacaatatgaagttcaacgatgagaaatttcaattactcagatatggtaaacatgaggaaattaaatcttcatcagagtacaaaacaaattctggccacgaaatagagcgaaacaccaacgtcaaagacctgggagtgattatgtcggaggatctcaccttcaaggaccataacattgtatcaatcgcatctgctagaaaaatgacaggatggatgatgagaaccttcaaaactagggaggccaagcccatgatgacactcttcaggtcacttgttctatctaggctggaatattgctgcactctaacagcacctttcaaggcaggtgaaattgccgacctagaaaatgtacagagaactttcacggcgcgcataacggagataaaacacctcaattactgggagcgcttgaggttcctaaacctgtattccctggaacgcaggagggagagatacatgattatatacacctggaaaatcctagagggactagtaccgaacttgcacacgaaaatcactcactacgaaagcaaaagacttggcagacgatgcaccatccccccaatgaaaagcaggggtgtcactagcacgttaagagaccatacaataagtgtcaggggcccgagactgttcaactgcctcccagcacacataagggggattaccaacagacccctggcagtcttcaagctggcactggacaagcacctaaagtcagttcctgatcagccgggctgtggctcgtacgttggtttgcgtgcagccagcagcaacagcctggttgatcaggcgctgatccaccaggaggcctggtcacagaccgggccgcaggggcgttgacccccgaaactctctccaggtaaactccaggtaaacattatgtgcctctgtaatgttgaggtacagtctttgGACCCATTATGCGCCTCTGTAATGTTTTATCTACCACCCGcaccatgggtatgaggtacataatagtttgatatctttattatgcactccattCCCATCCCGTGGGAATGgagtacagaggtacataatgggtccagggactgtgcctcaacattacagaggtacataatgggtccagtgactatGTCACAAAGTTGTGATAAcctaacaagttacaaaggtaatgaaccattcacACGTCTACACCTGATCACAACTGCAATaatttattaatgcaaatattAACTTTATTAACAGTgatcaaagtcagggtatttctccagaatggtctgtaatataacactgtggataaaatactttgacatttcttgaacatttccgaGCGAAttatctctgaattcattaattttatcgcattaTAACGATATTAGAGCAtcattatgttcttgtattgatTTATTCAACATGGAACAAGGTTTACGGATAGTGGAAGAATGGGAATTGAGATGAGTGTGATAATAGAGAATGGGTACATGTAGGTAGGTTTGTGGTGGGGTGGGGTATTATATTTAttgatttatttatttgaacattatACATAaaagtacaaagaaatacagtggttaagtgtaacatgccgaAGCCcctgtatgcagagcattatgggcaggcttaaaattaacttaagattaactaagcaatgatatattaaaccatacccccggccgggattgaacccgcggtcatagagtctcaaaactcaaaactcagcaatgatatattcagtggtaaacattattgcaaacaaataacaattaagcacaaatgagtatttcaaagacaggttatatggtcatttactgtgttgctgagcattctgTAGCATGGAGTATATATGGGAAGGAGGACGTGAGggaatgggaggggagaggaacGTGAGGAGAGGAaaatgagggaagggggtgactCAGAGCAGAGCAAGGTGGGGTAGACTGACCTTTGAACCGTCTGGGTATTGGAGGGTGAAGTCCCCAGGACTTGGGTTGTGAAGGTAGCAGAATTTATCCACTTCACCCAACGGATGGCATCCTGGGATAGGGAACCGACCACGACCTGTAAACAATGACATTAATGAATTAACTGAAGTGTAATGAACACGTGTCActgttcaataataacccactTGGGGCCAGAAACTCAGGAGGTTGATTGATctatatatttcgaccccctgcaGAGCgcctctgctgaagaggatcccaggagGAGGTCGTAATATACTGATTAATCAACCTCCTAAGTGTCTCTCtctatgtgggttattactgagcaataACATTAACTACCACATGTACTGCTTCTTGTAGGAGACGGCTGTTAAATCTTGATATTTTCGTGAGCCTTTGTGAAAACAGTTTTAATTCATTTCTTTATATTCACTACTGTAGATTAGGTTACGTTAAATGAACGTAAGTAAACCAAAGTGAATTAATTATGACACATATAACATATTACTATATTGAAAAAGCATGTTCCGATGTTGTTGCAGAAAACTTGGAACGATGTGAGCAGTTATATCCATACACCGTAAATCCAAAGTTCTGGTTTAGTGTCTTAAATCATGGTGAAAAATCGATTTCTTAGGAGTTGAAAGAAGAGTGACGTACCGACTTTGCAGCATTCAGTGGGACCACAGATTTCTGAGCCGCACTTCTGTGAGGCAGCCAACTGGACACAGGCCACACACACTATTAACAGCACAACACGAACCATCACAACCATCCTGGCGAGCACATGTGTGTTACTTGGTTGGGTTGGAGATCatacgatacacacacacacacacacacacacacacacacagatgggacacagcaacaaggggtcacaattggaagttgaagactcagatgagtcagagggatgttaggaagtatttcttcagtcatagagttgtcaggcagtggaataacctagaaagtgacttagtggaggcggaaaccatacatagttttaagacgaggtatgataaagctcatatagcagggagagagaggacctaatagcaatcaatgaagaggcggggacaggagctatgactcgacccctgcacccagaAATAAGTGAGTATACAtgtaggtgtgtacacacacacctcaagggaggctccttgaagctggtaaggggctcttgatctagggaattggatctgtgcttcagttccctgaactgagccttaataccttccatcccccgcCCCACAGGCAATGTATATTCCCTACGGGTTCAGCGCTcctccatgataataataatacacacacacgaggtacgataaagctcatggagcaggaagagagtggacctagtagcaaccagcgaagatgcggggctaggagctataactcaacccttgcaaccacaaattggtaagcaaagcacacacacacacacacacacacacacacacacacacacacacctgtttaaATGGGACCCAGAGATGCGGAAGGAAAAGCAGTGGggacaggggagagagaggtcAGTTTTTATTCAAGAGCTTCAGGAGACTGAAGGGAAGACATGTGAAGGAAGACAACAGGGAAAGAAAAAAGAGATTGAAAATATTATCAAACAGGAGAGGAGGACACGACCGAGCTGAtatattttcagagaatagggggatctttgcaaatatacaggatctatagccagcaacgaacaacaaaattcctttcatcagtggactgcttacagagttagtttaatatctttattatgcacaccatacccatcctgtgggcggtagtcaaaagattacaaaggtacataatgggtccagggactggaccccaaagttatgataactgagctagttacaaaggtaatgaactccaggtagatctggtcacaatcatggcaagttacagaggtaatgaatcagcctcactcctatacatggttacagtcataaacaaattacaaagtaatgagccactgatacgtccacacctggtcacaattgtaatgagttataaatacaaatattaagtgggtcatacactcacacaagcgCGCGCACAGAGTCAAACACTATTCacggttttcacagagacccacataaaggatcactttaacAATGAAATACGGATCTCGGgttataacctatacagatgtgacagagtgaatagGCAAAAGGGAacggggggttggcctgtacgttACAGAGTCACTGATGTGTTCAGAActactaaatataataataataataataataataataataataataataataataataataatatctttattttactacaagtacatgtacatgttatacagaccatagctgacatcaatgacatactactatatagaaagccgcttgttatactcagcatttcgggcaaattaggtcagtgtcccaggatgcgacccacacccgtccactaacacccaggtacctattttactgatggagaacatagacaacaggtgtaaagaaacacgcccaatgtttatactctggctgggaatcgaacgcaaGCCCttaccatgtgaagcgagagctttagccaccaggccaccagagcctcaaatgatgttgttgatgttttggcagtaaagacttagaaccaaaacctggtcattgtacttgtatacaagcctccagatgcaacttcccaacaattccaggaacagcttttgaaaatagaCCAGTGTCTGGAAAAGCTTCCAGCTCTTGCCCCAaatatcttgctcctgggggatttcaacctaagacacctaaaatggaggaatgtagcaaataatgttgcagCAGAGATaatcccaggaggcagctcagatgaaaactcgcacacacacaagcttttaaatctctgcatcgAATTCATCATAAACCAGCAAacaatagagcctacaagattggagaatacactggacctcatcttcactaacaatgatgatctgatacgaaatattaccatatcaaaaacaatatactactcagatcacaacataatagagattCAGACatatatgcgtggagccccagaccgacaaaatgtgatcagtcacgagggagcattcaccaaattcaacttcaataacaagaacataaagtgggaccaagtaaaccaagtcctaaataaTACAAACTGGGAAGATATTCTAAGCAACACGGATCAAAATGTATGTCTAGAATAAAATAACACTGGCACTCGAGGTATACTTAATGCgtattcctttaaggaaaaggaagagaagatgtaaactagaaagaggaAGGAGCTCCCTGTACAGGCGAAGgcgaagaataacagagcggctaaaagaggccaatatatctgcaatacaaagggagtcactggtcagagaaacagcAGACATAGAACtttagctaaaggaatcttacaggagtcaagaaacgcgggaagaactaaaagccataaatgaaattgaaagaagccCAAAAtaattcttttcttatgccaaatctaagtcgagaacaacatccagtattgggccactacttaaacaagatgggtcctacacagatgacagcaaggaaatgagtgagttactcaagtcccaatatgacgcGGTTTTTCGTGAGTCGTTAACCAGACTGAAAGTCAGACTTAAATGATTTTTATGAGCGAGACAGAATTTGTCAGACTCAAACCTGTCTGATactatcctgatgccaaatgacttcgaaaatgCAATAAATTACATGGccatgcattctgccccaggcccagactcatggaactccgtgttcaacaggaactgcaagaaaccccaatcatGTGTTTTTAACATCCTAtaaagagggagcatggacacaggggttgtCTCACTCCACAAATAGGGCAATTAAGcgatagcaaagaactacagactgacagCGCAAACATCCcatatcacaaaaatctttgaaagggttctgagcaagatcgccactcatctagatacccatcagttacacaacccagggcaacattagtttagagcaggtctctcctgcctgtcccaactactggaccactatgacaaggtcctggatgttctggaagacaaacaaaacgcagatgAAGTATACGCAGACTtggcaaaagcctttgacaagtgtgaccatggtacaCAAAATGGGTAATAAAGGAATAAcatgaaaagttggtagatggatctataatttcctaacaaatagaacacaaagagtagttgtaaacagagtaaagtctgaggcggccactgtgaaaagctctgttccgcaaggcacagtactcgctcccatcctgttcctcatcctcatatctgacatagacacacatgtcagccacagcaccgtgtcttcctttacagatgacacccgaatctgcatgacagtgtcctccattgaagataccgcaagactccaggcgatgtagtggaggcaggaaccatacatagttttaagacgaggtatgataaagctcatggagcatcgAGAgcaaggacccagtagcggtcagtgaagaggcggggccaggagctgagcatagacccctgcaaccacaattaggtgagtacatcaaccaaatctttaaatgggccgcagaaaacaatgtgaagttcaatgataagaaatttcaattactccaattacagcctggttgatcaggcgctgatccaccaggaggcctggtcacagaccgggccgcgggggcgttgacccccgaaactctctccaggtaactccaggtaaactccactaTGGAAAacgtgaagaaattaaaactatatcggagtacaaaacaaattccaaccacacaatagagcgaaaagctcatgtaaaagacctgggagtgacaatgtcaaaggatctcaatttcaaagaccataacattgtattaatcgcatctgctagataaATGATAGAAcgcataatgagaaccttcaaatctAGGGAATATACCTATAACCCACCATGATAATataataagtatgtttatggagcaaattgcaatgtgaacagactgactgatgttgtagtggccaggcttaggcttggttacaagtactgactgatgttgtagtggccaggcttaggcttggttacaagtactgaccaatgttgtagtgggcaggcttaggcttggttacaagtactgactgatgttgtagtggccagacttaggcttggttacaagtactgaccaatgttgtagtgggcaggcttaggcttggttacaagtactgactgatgttgtagtggccagacttaggcttggttacaagtactgaccaatgttgtagtgggcaggcttaggcttggttacaagtactgactgatgttgtagtggtcagacttaggcttggttacaagtactgactgatgttgtagtggtcagacttaggcttggttacaagtactgactgatgttgtagtggccaggcttaggcttggttacaagtactgactgatgttgtagtggccaggcttaggcttggttacaagtactgactgatgttgtagtggccaggcttaggtttggttacaagtactgactgatgttgtagtggccaggcttaggcttggttacaagtactgactgatgttgtagtggtcaggtttaggcttggttacaagtactgaccaatgttgtagtggtcaggcttaggcttggttacaagtactgactgatgttgtagtggccaggcttaggcttggttacaagtactgactgatgttgtagtggtcaggtttaggcttggttacaagtactgaccaatgttgtagtggtcaggcttaggcttggttacaagtactgactgatgttgtagtggccaggcttaggcttggttacaagtactgactgatgttgtagtggccagacttaggcttggttacaagtactgactgatgttgtagtgcccagacttaggcttggttacaagtactgactgatgttgtagtggccaggcttaggcttggttacaagtactgactgatgttgtagt encodes:
- the LOC128702951 gene encoding astakine; protein product: MVVMVRVVLLIVCVACVQLAASQKCGSEICGPTECCKVGRGRFPIPGCHPLGEVDKFCYLHNPSPGDFTLQYPDGSKAIVKGGYLEMCPCKPGLVCKRPTSTCQLP